Proteins encoded within one genomic window of Prosthecobacter vanneervenii:
- a CDS encoding M23 family metallopeptidase yields the protein MLCWVADAAAQAGSTIRVRLADGFDFPVGKPDADGFYKARGYWPNGHLGEDWNGRGGGDTDLGVPIYAMGRGVVIFSENIGVGWGNCILVRHIFREADGKVAMVDSLYAHLHERKVKLHQLVEKGQLVGTMGGNNGMYPVHLHFEVRKNLHIGMNRSQFARDSSNYYSPTAFINARRALPSSMQKYDVPVNNFAPYGRALADVGSDGARTASVDVPAFKGGTDSSKGESKPEDDFWSRLKAKMRSGQTTEGTEDKR from the coding sequence TTGCTCTGCTGGGTAGCCGATGCCGCCGCCCAGGCTGGCTCCACCATCCGCGTGCGTCTGGCCGATGGCTTTGACTTCCCAGTCGGAAAACCTGACGCCGACGGCTTCTACAAAGCCCGCGGCTACTGGCCCAACGGCCACCTCGGCGAAGACTGGAACGGACGCGGCGGGGGCGACACCGACCTCGGCGTGCCGATTTATGCCATGGGCCGTGGCGTGGTGATTTTCTCCGAAAACATCGGCGTCGGCTGGGGAAATTGCATCCTCGTACGCCACATCTTCCGCGAGGCTGATGGCAAGGTCGCCATGGTGGACTCCCTCTACGCTCATCTCCATGAGCGGAAGGTAAAACTCCACCAACTCGTGGAGAAAGGCCAGCTCGTCGGCACCATGGGCGGTAATAATGGCATGTACCCCGTTCACCTCCACTTCGAGGTACGCAAGAATCTCCACATCGGCATGAACCGCTCCCAGTTCGCCAGGGATTCCTCCAACTACTACAGCCCCACAGCCTTCATCAATGCCCGCCGCGCCCTGCCTTCCAGCATGCAGAAATACGACGTGCCGGTGAACAACTTCGCCCCCTATGGCCGTGCTTTGGCAGATGTGGGCAGCGATGGCGCCCGCACCGCCAGCGTGGATGTTCCTGCTTTCAAGGGTGGCACCGACTCTTCCAAAGGCGAGTCCAAGCCCGAAGACGATTTCTGGTCGCGCCTCAAAGCCAAAATGCGTTCTGGGCAGACCACAGAAGGCACTGAGGACAAGCGCTGA
- a CDS encoding undecaprenyl-diphosphate phosphatase, with the protein MPDWLAIILLGIIEGVTEFLPISSTGHLLIPQNLHWLPQKSELFNVVIQSGAVLAVLAVFTQRLKHLATTLGDPSTRSYLAKLFVSFFITAVGGLVIKKLNIKLPETVPPVAWATFIGGIIILVLEFLHKDKKGTAEITWAVVVAVALAQLLAAVFPGTSRSGASILMALAFGVSRPAATEFSFLLGIPTLMAAGAFKVLSAIKDGEAGGEDWAMVALGTVVAAVSAFIVVKWLIRFVQGHTFNGFAWYRIVMGGALLAWVYTGGGN; encoded by the coding sequence ATGCCTGACTGGCTCGCGATCATACTTCTAGGCATCATTGAAGGTGTCACCGAATTCCTGCCCATCTCCTCCACAGGGCACCTGCTGATACCGCAAAATCTGCACTGGCTGCCGCAGAAGAGCGAACTTTTCAACGTGGTGATCCAGAGCGGTGCGGTGTTGGCGGTGCTGGCGGTCTTCACCCAGCGGCTGAAGCATTTGGCAACCACTCTGGGTGATCCCTCGACACGGTCTTACCTGGCCAAGCTGTTTGTGTCGTTTTTCATCACTGCCGTGGGTGGTCTGGTGATCAAAAAGCTGAACATCAAGCTGCCGGAGACGGTGCCGCCGGTGGCGTGGGCGACTTTCATTGGAGGAATTATCATCCTGGTGCTGGAATTTCTGCACAAGGACAAGAAGGGAACGGCGGAGATCACGTGGGCGGTGGTGGTGGCGGTGGCGCTGGCGCAGCTGCTGGCGGCGGTGTTTCCGGGAACCTCGCGCTCCGGCGCGAGCATCCTGATGGCGCTGGCGTTTGGGGTGTCCCGACCTGCGGCCACGGAGTTTTCATTTTTGCTGGGCATTCCGACGCTGATGGCCGCTGGGGCTTTCAAAGTGCTGTCCGCGATCAAGGATGGCGAGGCCGGTGGGGAAGACTGGGCGATGGTGGCACTGGGGACGGTGGTGGCCGCCGTGTCCGCCTTCATTGTGGTGAAGTGGCTGATCCGTTTTGTGCAGGGGCACACCTTCAACGGCTTTGCGTGGTACCGGATCGTGATGGGCGGCGCACTGCTGGCCTGGGTATACACCGGAGGAGGGAACTGA
- a CDS encoding DUF2062 domain-containing protein, producing MRWFARHFLDKRVWKPTQHTLSGGMAVGMFVTLQLLPIQMPTATVLSAIFRVNIPISIALCWVSNPVTVPFMAWLEYAIGKWFLSLYTTVPTSPFPTQLPDSMVDAWIVLKEHAPVMLMGGIILGAVVAFLSYIITWGCWEIGLRMEMAKKLREAKAAAVRA from the coding sequence ATGCGCTGGTTTGCGCGGCACTTTCTGGACAAGAGGGTGTGGAAACCGACGCAGCACACGCTCTCCGGCGGGATGGCGGTGGGGATGTTTGTGACGCTGCAGCTGCTGCCGATCCAGATGCCGACGGCGACGGTGCTCTCGGCGATTTTCCGGGTGAACATCCCGATCTCGATCGCGCTTTGCTGGGTGAGCAATCCTGTGACGGTGCCGTTCATGGCGTGGCTGGAGTATGCGATCGGGAAATGGTTTTTGTCCCTCTACACGACGGTGCCGACCTCACCGTTTCCGACGCAGCTGCCGGATTCGATGGTGGACGCGTGGATCGTGCTCAAGGAGCATGCGCCGGTGATGCTGATGGGGGGGATCATCCTGGGGGCAGTGGTGGCGTTCTTGAGCTACATCATCACGTGGGGATGCTGGGAGATCGGATTGCGGATGGAGATGGCAAAGAAGCTGCGTGAGGCCAAGGCGGCCGCTGTGAGAGCGTGA
- a CDS encoding TPR end-of-group domain-containing protein: MTEAERRIIAAQGYVELGLYEEAQAELAPLPEEMHHRVDVIEITLLCLMGAQRWAEALALATKLCSEEPMEPGGFIHAAFCLHELQRTAEAVDVLSRGPATLRAKPVYYYNMGCYHACLGLLDKSMIYLKRAFEMDGELRQHAKKDRDLDCLRAQLESHHA, translated from the coding sequence ATGACCGAAGCAGAACGCAGGATCATCGCCGCGCAGGGATACGTGGAGCTGGGGCTCTATGAGGAGGCCCAGGCGGAGCTGGCTCCGCTGCCGGAGGAGATGCACCACCGGGTGGATGTGATCGAGATCACGCTGCTGTGCCTGATGGGTGCGCAGCGGTGGGCAGAGGCGCTGGCGCTGGCGACCAAGCTGTGCAGCGAGGAGCCGATGGAGCCGGGGGGATTTATCCATGCGGCCTTCTGCCTGCATGAGCTGCAGCGGACTGCGGAGGCTGTGGATGTGCTGTCGAGAGGACCGGCGACGCTGCGAGCCAAGCCGGTGTATTACTATAACATGGGGTGCTACCATGCGTGCCTGGGCCTGCTGGACAAATCCATGATCTATCTGAAGCGTGCCTTTGAGATGGACGGCGAACTGCGGCAGCACGCGAAAAAAGACCGTGACCTGGACTGCCTGCGGGCCCAACTGGAGTCCCACCACGCATGA
- a CDS encoding serine hydrolase domain-containing protein: MSAPASPASLAAVRQWFEESFRTRWEMGASVSIWHHGQEVLSLAHGHCDRARTREWDQDTLVPVWSATKGPAAVCCLLALEEAGIPLECPVAEVWPEFVGGGKANVAFVHLLTHTAGLCALDERAPIYNYDAVIEALEHQRPLWEPGTRQGYHARTFGFLLDEIVRRLTEAESLGEYFREVFGSQMGLDFWIGLPSAQWDRVSPVYPGKISIANGDQPFIKAFNTGGTLTQRTFTSPIGLNAISDFNQSEMWSRGYASMGGVGNARGLAKFYSMLAQGGRWNGAQIVPENVVRHLEQTLTQETDAVLLTPIAFSTGMMQDPLNEDPESDGGKLRQLYGPSRLAFGHPGAGGSLAFADPENGISFAYTMNQMEVGALPGERVLGLVRALYA; this comes from the coding sequence ATGAGCGCGCCCGCCAGTCCAGCCAGTCTCGCAGCCGTCCGGCAATGGTTTGAAGAAAGTTTCCGCACGCGCTGGGAGATGGGGGCGTCTGTCTCCATCTGGCATCATGGGCAGGAAGTGCTGAGCCTGGCGCATGGACACTGCGACCGGGCGCGCACCCGCGAGTGGGATCAGGACACGCTGGTGCCGGTGTGGTCCGCCACGAAGGGGCCGGCGGCGGTGTGCTGCCTGCTGGCGCTGGAGGAGGCGGGCATCCCGCTGGAGTGCCCGGTGGCGGAAGTGTGGCCGGAGTTTGTGGGTGGAGGGAAGGCGAATGTGGCGTTTGTGCACCTGCTAACTCATACCGCCGGGCTGTGTGCGCTGGATGAACGGGCGCCGATTTACAATTACGACGCGGTGATCGAGGCTCTGGAACATCAGCGCCCGCTGTGGGAGCCTGGAACACGACAAGGGTACCATGCGCGCACGTTTGGCTTTCTGCTGGATGAGATCGTGCGGCGTCTGACTGAGGCGGAATCTCTGGGGGAGTATTTCAGAGAGGTGTTTGGCAGCCAGATGGGGCTGGATTTCTGGATCGGGCTGCCGAGCGCGCAGTGGGACCGGGTCTCGCCGGTTTATCCTGGGAAGATCAGCATCGCGAACGGGGACCAGCCTTTTATCAAAGCCTTCAACACGGGAGGGACGCTGACGCAGCGGACCTTTACCTCGCCGATCGGGCTGAATGCGATCAGCGACTTTAACCAGAGCGAGATGTGGTCACGTGGCTATGCGAGCATGGGCGGCGTGGGCAATGCGCGGGGGCTGGCGAAGTTTTACTCCATGCTGGCGCAGGGCGGGCGGTGGAATGGGGCGCAGATCGTGCCTGAGAATGTGGTGCGCCATTTGGAGCAAACGCTGACGCAGGAAACGGACGCGGTGCTGCTGACACCGATCGCTTTTTCAACGGGGATGATGCAGGACCCTTTGAACGAAGATCCGGAGTCAGACGGAGGAAAGCTGAGGCAGCTGTATGGGCCGAGCCGACTGGCGTTTGGGCATCCGGGGGCAGGTGGCAGCCTGGCCTTTGCGGATCCGGAGAATGGCATCAGCTTTGCCTACACGATGAATCAGATGGAGGTGGGGGCGCTGCCCGGGGAGCGTGTGCTGGGGCTGGTGCGGGCGTTGTATGCGTGA
- a CDS encoding right-handed parallel beta-helix repeat-containing protein, with protein sequence MRFPALLALFFILLQSAHALPEAELQRYINEAIKAGGGEVVIPPGVHLIKRGLVLKDAKKLRIVGLDAEDTVLKLPPVAYAIAAGATAAGATSISVKTQRGFQPGMRLKIEADGEVDSFTQKPRPFHVAKVKSAAGELIELDAPLKYPVPDGTLIRHEDAPNIISISGTSEEVLIEKLTLDGGRVEGDPPIRGHTQLCAVLATGAYSYEKGPTGPQVKKLRISRCFIQNCHGRGIALYSVDSAEIDDCTIRDTSDEAIDLDHFTVKSVVTHNHITRSHIGVELNDASHCLVAGNEFRECGTGINLWRWCRQPGLNEGNIIAQNAFDHTRGNAIQIATGTKGNTVAQNEITASGKNGIILSGESQIIKANKITASGMKALVIQEGKHELSQ encoded by the coding sequence ATGCGATTTCCCGCCCTGCTCGCCCTGTTTTTCATCCTGCTCCAGTCTGCCCACGCGCTGCCTGAGGCGGAGCTGCAGCGCTACATCAATGAAGCCATCAAAGCAGGCGGCGGAGAGGTCGTCATCCCCCCGGGGGTCCATCTCATCAAGCGCGGCCTCGTGCTCAAAGATGCCAAAAAACTCCGCATCGTCGGCCTCGATGCCGAGGATACCGTCCTGAAGCTCCCGCCCGTGGCCTATGCCATCGCCGCTGGCGCCACAGCAGCCGGCGCCACCTCCATCTCCGTCAAAACCCAGCGCGGCTTTCAGCCGGGCATGCGCCTCAAAATCGAGGCCGATGGCGAGGTGGACAGCTTCACCCAAAAGCCCCGCCCCTTCCACGTCGCCAAAGTCAAATCCGCAGCCGGAGAGCTCATCGAGCTCGATGCCCCGCTCAAATATCCCGTCCCCGACGGCACCCTCATCCGCCACGAGGACGCTCCCAATATCATCTCCATCAGCGGCACCAGCGAGGAAGTGCTCATCGAAAAGCTCACCCTCGACGGCGGCCGCGTGGAGGGAGATCCTCCCATCCGCGGCCACACTCAGCTCTGCGCTGTGCTCGCCACCGGAGCCTACAGCTATGAAAAAGGCCCCACCGGTCCTCAGGTCAAAAAGCTGCGCATCTCCCGTTGCTTCATCCAGAACTGCCACGGGCGCGGCATCGCCCTCTATTCCGTGGACAGCGCCGAGATCGACGACTGCACCATCCGCGACACCTCAGACGAAGCCATCGACCTCGATCACTTCACCGTGAAATCCGTGGTCACCCACAATCACATTACCCGCAGCCACATCGGCGTCGAACTCAACGACGCCAGCCACTGCCTCGTCGCCGGCAATGAATTCCGCGAATGCGGCACCGGCATCAATCTCTGGCGCTGGTGCAGGCAGCCTGGCCTCAACGAAGGAAACATCATCGCCCAAAACGCCTTCGATCACACCAGGGGAAACGCCATCCAGATCGCCACCGGCACCAAAGGCAACACCGTGGCCCAAAACGAAATCACCGCCTCCGGCAAAAACGGCATCATCCTCTCCGGCGAATCCCAGATCATAAAAGCCAACAAGATCACCGCCAGCGGCATGAAGGCCCTCGTGATCCAGGAAGGAAAACACGAGCTCTCCCAATAA